The genomic interval GCGATCTCGCGGGCACCTTCGATCACGATGACGCCCTCCTGCTCGCGGTCGCGGCGGCTGCGCAGCCGCACCAGCCGCTTGACGTGCGCGTTCTGCAGGGAGGTAATAACTTCAGGGGCACTCATTGCCTGCATTATGAGCCACCCCCCGCAGCCTGCCGGTGCGCGTGAGCCCGAAATGCTTTAGCCTGCGCGCATGCCCGTGGCGTATCCCACCTTCAAGTCCTGCCCGTGCGGGACGGGCCGCAGTTACGGCCACTGCTGCGGTCCGCTGCACGCCGGGCAGCAGGCGGCCGCCACGCCCGAGGCGCTGATGAGATCCCGGTACGCGGCGTACGCGCTGGGGGACGCCGAGTACGTGCAGCGCACCTGGCACGTCCACACTCGCCCCGGAACGCTCGACCTGCGCGACGGCACCCGGTACGTGGGGCTGCGCGTGGACAGCAGCGGCGACGACTGGGTGAGTTTCACAGCCCAGCTGAAACTTCCGGACGGACAGAAATACGTGCTGCGCGAACGGAGCCGGTTCGTGCAGGTGGACGGCGCCTGGGTGTACCTGGACGGCGAGACGCCGGACGCGTGAGCCCGCGCGGTGGGAACCCGATCAGTATGGAGCCCGTAGGAGTGGCATGACCGAGCAGCAGACGCGTCCGCCCCGACCTCTGACCCTCAAGGCTCCGGGCCGCCGCGCCGGACTGATCGCGGGCAGCGTCCTCATCGCGGCGCTGCTCGTCGCGCAGAGCGTCAAGGTGATTCCGGCCGGCTACGTGGGCGTGACCTTCAGTGCCCTGTCCGGCGTCAAAAGTCAGCCCATGCAGGAGGGCGTGCACTTCCTGACGCCGTTCGTGGATCACCTGACCCTGTACGACGCCAAGCTGCAGGAGGTGACGCTGGCGGACAAGGTGCAGGACGGCGACGAGGGGGCCATCCGCGCGCGCAGCAAGGAGGGTCTGGAGATCACGGCGGACGTGACCGTTCAGTTCCGGGTGGACCGCAGCAAGGCGGCCGTGCTGCACAAGGAGCTCGGGCGGGACTACGTGCGGACCGTGATCCGGCCCCAGGTGCGCAGCAAGGTCCGGGACGCGATCGGGCAGTTCAGCGCGGCGGACATTATCAGCACGCAGCGGCAGCAGGTGGAGGCCAGCATCACCAGGGCGCTGCGAGAGGTGTTCGAGCAGAACAACCTCACCCTCGACGGCGTGCTGCTCCGGGAGCTGCGCATCCCGGAGAGCGTCGCCAAGGCCATCGAGCAGAAGCAGACGGCCGAGCAGCAGGTGGCCGTGGAGCGCAACCGTCTCCAGCAGGCGGACATCTCCGCGCAGCGGCAGGTGGTGGAGGCGGAGGGGGCCGCGAAGGCCGCGGTGGCCAAGGCGCGCGGGGAGGCGCAGGCGCTGTCGCTGCGCGGCCGGGCCCTGCGTGAGAACCCGCAGCTGATTCAGCTGACTGTCGCTGAAAAACTCGCGCCCGGCATTCAGACGGTCATGCTGCCCAGTGACGGCAACTTTCTGCTGGACGTGGCGAACCTGACTGGGAAGGCAGGCAGCAGCACACCGTGATCACCGGCCTGCTGCTCCTGATTGCCGTGGCGCTGATCGTGGCGGCGCTGCGCGCCCGGCCAGCGGCCCCGGCCCAGCCCCCCCCCGTGGCTCCGGCACAGACGCCTGAAAGCACGGTGCTGCGCCTGCCGGAACCGGCGCGTGCGCGCGCCTGGGCGCTGATGTGTCAGGTGCACGACGCGCTGCAGCAGCCCGGGCTGGACCCGCGCAGCAGCTGGCTCCTGACCCAGACGCGGGACGCCTACCTGCCAGATACCGTGGAGGCGTACCTGAGCCTCACCCCTGCCTCACGCGCCCTCCTGGAACGCCAGGGTCAACCGGCCGAGGCGCTCCTCGGGGAGCAGCTGACCCTGATGGAAGGCGGTCTGCGCGAGGTCCTGCGTCACGATCACGCCGCTGCAGACCGCCTGCTGACGCAGGGGCGGTTCCTGCGTGAACGCTTCGGCGCAGACGAACTTCGGCTCGGCCACCCCAAGCGGGACTAGGACCGCAGGCCCCTTCCGGCTGCCGCCGACAGCGGTCAGCAGGTGGCCGGGGTCAGTGCTCCCGGACGAAGCCGCTGCCCAGGAAGCCCTGCAGCATGGGTTCCAGGTCATGCAGGGCCACGTCGCTGCGCAGGGCGTACTCGGCGGGCGTCAGGTCCTCGCCCAAGGCGCGCATGAAGGCCAGTCCGGCCGGGCCGTGCTGCGCACGGAACGCCTGGTGAATGCTGGTAATGGCATTCATGGCGTCCCGCCCGCGGAGCGTCAGCGTGTAGTGATGGTGGGCCCAACCGGCGAGGCTGCGCGGAAGAATCAGAGTCTGTGGGCGCAGGGGCGCCGGGAACGCGCCCTCATAAGGCAGGGTGGCATTCATGGTGGCCGTGATCTCACCGCGCTCGTAGAAGATCGCGCCGGTGGGGCGGGCGTGCAGTCCGGTGAAGTCCTCGGTGAGGTTGAATTTCCAGGCGCGTGACCCGATGCCGCTCAGAATGTGCGCGAGTCCCGG from Deinococcus taeanensis carries:
- a CDS encoding YchJ family protein, with protein sequence MPVAYPTFKSCPCGTGRSYGHCCGPLHAGQQAAATPEALMRSRYAAYALGDAEYVQRTWHVHTRPGTLDLRDGTRYVGLRVDSSGDDWVSFTAQLKLPDGQKYVLRERSRFVQVDGAWVYLDGETPDA
- a CDS encoding prohibitin family protein; translation: MTEQQTRPPRPLTLKAPGRRAGLIAGSVLIAALLVAQSVKVIPAGYVGVTFSALSGVKSQPMQEGVHFLTPFVDHLTLYDAKLQEVTLADKVQDGDEGAIRARSKEGLEITADVTVQFRVDRSKAAVLHKELGRDYVRTVIRPQVRSKVRDAIGQFSAADIISTQRQQVEASITRALREVFEQNNLTLDGVLLRELRIPESVAKAIEQKQTAEQQVAVERNRLQQADISAQRQVVEAEGAAKAAVAKARGEAQALSLRGRALRENPQLIQLTVAEKLAPGIQTVMLPSDGNFLLDVANLTGKAGSSTP